From a region of the Thioalkalivibrio sp. XN279 genome:
- a CDS encoding pseudouridine synthase, whose product MSGPRLLLFNKPFHVLSQFSASGARATLAAYIDVPGVYPAGRLDFDSEGLLLLTDDGRLQALLSQPRHRTWKTYWAQVEGIPDAAALRALRAGVELKDGLTLPAQARCMPAPELWPRDPPIRVRREIPDSWLELRIREGRNRQVRRMTAAVGYPTLRLVRTGVGPFSLAGLQPGEWREVEVPPDWLSARAAPRSASPARGPARSSAAGPPGKGRRARGRPR is encoded by the coding sequence ATGAGCGGGCCCCGCCTCCTACTCTTCAACAAGCCGTTTCACGTGCTGAGCCAGTTCAGCGCCAGCGGCGCGCGCGCCACCCTCGCCGCCTACATCGACGTGCCCGGCGTATACCCGGCGGGGCGGCTCGACTTCGATAGCGAGGGCCTGCTGCTGCTCACGGATGACGGCCGGCTCCAGGCCCTGCTGAGCCAGCCGCGCCACCGCACCTGGAAGACGTACTGGGCGCAGGTCGAGGGGATTCCCGACGCGGCGGCACTGCGCGCCCTGCGCGCCGGGGTCGAGCTGAAAGACGGGCTTACCCTGCCGGCGCAGGCCCGGTGCATGCCGGCGCCGGAGTTGTGGCCGCGGGATCCGCCGATACGCGTGCGGCGCGAAATCCCGGACAGCTGGCTGGAGTTGCGCATCCGCGAGGGCCGCAATCGCCAGGTCAGGCGCATGACCGCCGCGGTCGGCTACCCGACCCTGCGGCTGGTGCGCACCGGGGTGGGGCCGTTCAGCCTCGCGGGACTGCAGCCGGGGGAATGGCGCGAGGTGGAAGTCCCGCCGGACTGGCTCAGCGCCCGCGCAGCTCCGCGATCCGCATCGCCAGCTCGAGGGCCTGCTCGTAGTTCAGCCGCGGGTCCACCTGGGAAAGGTAGGCGCGCTCGAGGTCGGCCTCGGTAA